The nucleotide sequence ATATTGACGATCCAAGAACAATACGTGTAGGTCAAGATATAATAATACCTGTGAATAATATTGAAGAATTTTTAAGTTGGCCTTTAGAATATACTTCGCCTTCTGATTATGAAAGAATTGTAATTAGATTTGGAGATAGAATATCTACTGGAATTTCTGTTGGTTTAGGAATCTTACCTTTAAAAGATGAAAATGTAAAATCCGTATTACCAGGAAGAATAATAGAAATTGGAAAATCACAAAATGATTCAAATTACATTAAAATAGATCATGGAAACGGCGTAATTACAGTATATTCTAACTTAATATCTATTTTAATAAAAGAAGGAAAATGGGTGGATTCAAATACAGTTATAGGAAAAGTACAAAAAGACAAACTATTCAATTTTGAGATTTGGAAAAACGGAGAACCAAAAGATCCTATGAGACTTTTTTTTAAATATATTGGAAACTTTAAAGCAACTTTCTATACAGAATGGGATGATAAAATAATATATTATCCAGCTTTTAGACTTACAAAATCTCAAAATGTTCCTAGACCATGGGTTACTGTTGCTGCAGATCCTAATTATTTACCTTTAGGAACCATTGTATATATTCCTGAATTTAGAAATTCTCCAAATTTTGGTTTTTTTGAAATCGAAGATATTGGTGGAAAAATTATAGGTAATCGCTTAGACATATATATAAATGATGTTAGACTTGCCCAAAATTCTTATGATGTTGACGTTTATATTGTTGGACAAAAAACTAGGAGGTAAAATATGGGATTAACTGTAAAAAGTAGTTATGCTTTAAGAGCTTTGTATGAATTGGCTAATTTTCATTATAATGGTATAAAAAGAGTTTCAATAAATGACTTATCTAAGAAACAAAAAATACCTAAAGATTTTTTAGAAAAAATCTTTAGTGAGTTAAGAGAACATGGAATAGTCGACTCTGTAAGAGGTAGATATGGCGGATATGCATTAACCAAAAATCCAAAAGATTTAAAATTAAGCGAAGTGATATATGTATTGGATAAACCATTCCAATCATATGAGTGTGTTATAACTGGAAAATGTGAAACTTTAGGATCAGATTGCGCTGTAGGATATGTATGGAAAATGGTAAACACTGTTTTAATGAAAGAATTATCTAAAATAACTTTAGCTGATTTACTTGAAATTGGAAAAAAATTAGAATTAATGGGAGGCAATACAGTTGAAGAAAAGATTAATAATGCTGATGAGCGGGGGAGTTGATAGTTCAGTTGCCGCTTATTTGGCAATCAAAGAAGGATATGAAGTAATTGGGGTCCATTTTAAAACTATTCCCGATGAAGTCTTTTTAAAAATACCTGAAAAGAAAAAAATTTGTTGTAGCCCATCAGATACATATGATGCAATGAGAATAGCTAAAAAACTAGGTTTTGAGCTAAAAGTTATTAAAGTATATGAAGATTTCAAAGAAAAAATTATTGACTATTTTATTAACGAATATAAAAGTGGTTATACACCAAATCCTTGTATGTTATGCAATAAGTTCTTTAAATTTGGTTTAGCTATTGACTTATTAGAAAAATTCAATGCAGATATTGTAGCTTCAGGACACTATGCTATACAGGAATTTTCCAAAAAATATAATAAAAATATAATAAAAAAAGGTATAGACAAATCTAAAGATCAATCTTATTTTTTAGCATATATAAATAAGGATTATATTCCGAAAATATATTTTCCTAACGGAAAATATACTAAAGATGAAATTAGAAAAATAGCAGAAACTTTAGATATGAACATTTCAAAAAAAATAGACAGTCAAGAATTATGTTTTATACCTGATAATGACTATAGAAGATTTCTAAAAGAAAATAATGTAGAAATAAGTAAAGGAGAAGTTTTAAACTTAGATGGTGAAGTTATTGGCGAACATACAGGATATACTAATTACACTATTGGTCAAAGAACAGGAATTACATATTTTAAAAATCCTAATATAAAAATGCATGTATATAAAATTCTTCCCGATAAGAATCAAATTATAGTTGCACCTACTGATAAGGTTTATTTTAATGGATTAATTGCTAATGATTTTAATTTTTTAGTTGATTTTGAAAAAATTGAAGCAAAATGTAGAATTAGAAAGAAAAATGAAGAAAAAGAAGCATATATTGAAAAGATTGACAAAAATAAAATAAAAGTTATTTTTAAAGAACCTATATTCGCAGTTACTCCTGGCCAATTTGCTGTTGTTTATGATAATGAGGGGGTAATCTTAGGTGCCGGTAAGATAGAAAGCTATTTATAGGAGGCGAAATATGTTAAGAGCTATTTATCCCGGAAGCTTTGATCCAATTACATATGGGCATATAAATTTAATTAAAAGAGCCTCTAAGGTTGTTGATGAATTATATATAGCAATACTTAATAATATTAATAAAAAATATTTTTTTTCATGTGAGGAAAGATTAGAATTAACCAAAATGGCTTTAAAAGAATTTAATAATATACATGTCGAAAGTTATTCAGGATTATTAGTAGATTATGCTAAAAAAAAGGAGATAAATGTAATTATACGAGGTCTTCGTGCTGTTTCTGATTTTGAATATGAATTACAACTCGCAAATGCTAACAGGTCCCTAAACAAAGATATAGAAATATTATTTCTTATGACTGATACTGAATATTCTTTTATTTCTTCTTCAATTGTTAAGGAAGTTGCAAAATATGGTGGTAATATTTCTCAGTGGGTACCTAAAAATGTGGAAGATGCTATAATTAAAAAAATTAGTAATAACAATGTCTAAAAAAAGAAAAGTAATTATGTTAAAATATTTTTGAATTTAAATATATTATTAGGAGGGAATTGAAATGAATATTTCTGCTGCAGATGTAAAAAAATTAAGAGATGCTACCGGTGCTGGAATGATGGATTGTAAAAAAGCTTTAATTGAAGCTGAAGGTGATTTTGATAAAGCTGTTGATATCTTAAGAATAAAAGGAGCTGCAAAAGCTGCAAAAAAAGCTGGAAGAGGTACTGGTGAAGGTATAGTATATTCTTATATTCACCATAATGAAAGAGTTGGAGTTTTATTAGAATTAAATTGTGAAACAGATTTTGTTGCTAGAACTGAAGATTTCCATGAATTAGCAAAACAAATTTCATTACAAATTGCAGCTATGAAACCAAGATGGGTTAAAAGAGAAGATGTTCCAGAAGAAGTTATTGCAAAAGAAAAAGAAATATATACAGAAGAAATGAAAGAATCTGGAAAACCTGCACATATTGTTGAAAAAATTGTAGAAAATAAATTAAATAAATTCTTTGAAGATAATTGTTTATTAGAGCAAGAATTCGTATTTGCTGATGAAAAGGGTACAAAAATACAAGATCTTATTACATCTGCTATTGCTAAAATAGGAGAAAATATACAAGTTTCAAGATTTGCAAGATTTGAAATTGGTGAATAATACAGGGGTGGTGTTTGTCCACCCTTTTTTTTAAGGAAAAGGGGGGAATATTATGTATAAAAGAATTTTATTAAAATTAAGTGGAGAAGTTTTGTCCGGAGAAGACAAAAAAGGATTTGATGAAAAATCATTAGAATATTTATCAGAAGAAATTAAAAATGTGGTAAAACATGGAATA is from Marinitoga sp. 38H-ov and encodes:
- the tsf gene encoding translation elongation factor Ts, which gives rise to MNISAADVKKLRDATGAGMMDCKKALIEAEGDFDKAVDILRIKGAAKAAKKAGRGTGEGIVYSYIHHNERVGVLLELNCETDFVARTEDFHELAKQISLQIAAMKPRWVKREDVPEEVIAKEKEIYTEEMKESGKPAHIVEKIVENKLNKFFEDNCLLEQEFVFADEKGTKIQDLITSAIAKIGENIQVSRFARFEIGE
- the mnmA gene encoding tRNA 2-thiouridine(34) synthase MnmA, with the translated sequence MKKRLIMLMSGGVDSSVAAYLAIKEGYEVIGVHFKTIPDEVFLKIPEKKKICCSPSDTYDAMRIAKKLGFELKVIKVYEDFKEKIIDYFINEYKSGYTPNPCMLCNKFFKFGLAIDLLEKFNADIVASGHYAIQEFSKKYNKNIIKKGIDKSKDQSYFLAYINKDYIPKIYFPNGKYTKDEIRKIAETLDMNISKKIDSQELCFIPDNDYRRFLKENNVEISKGEVLNLDGEVIGEHTGYTNYTIGQRTGITYFKNPNIKMHVYKILPDKNQIIVAPTDKVYFNGLIANDFNFLVDFEKIEAKCRIRKKNEEKEAYIEKIDKNKIKVIFKEPIFAVTPGQFAVVYDNEGVILGAGKIESYL
- a CDS encoding Rrf2 family transcriptional regulator, with translation MGLTVKSSYALRALYELANFHYNGIKRVSINDLSKKQKIPKDFLEKIFSELREHGIVDSVRGRYGGYALTKNPKDLKLSEVIYVLDKPFQSYECVITGKCETLGSDCAVGYVWKMVNTVLMKELSKITLADLLEIGKKLELMGGNTVEEKINNADERGS
- the coaD gene encoding pantetheine-phosphate adenylyltransferase gives rise to the protein MLRAIYPGSFDPITYGHINLIKRASKVVDELYIAILNNINKKYFFSCEERLELTKMALKEFNNIHVESYSGLLVDYAKKKEINVIIRGLRAVSDFEYELQLANANRSLNKDIEILFLMTDTEYSFISSSIVKEVAKYGGNISQWVPKNVEDAIIKKISNNNV